A region of Bicyclus anynana chromosome 17, ilBicAnyn1.1, whole genome shotgun sequence DNA encodes the following proteins:
- the LOC112044422 gene encoding phosphomevalonate kinase, with protein MSPQVILLFSGKRKCGKDFLTDRLKEKFGEKCEIIKISKPIKSHWAKENNLNLNELLSDGEYKELYRLAMIKWSEDMREKDYGCFCRAACENALDKPIWIVSDVRRMTDIQWFKETYGELVKTVRLIADEETRIERGFQFKEGVDDVASECGLDDYNEWDLVINYGKEKHSLEEQLESIATLMPNL; from the exons ATGTCTCCACAAGTAATTTTACTGTTCAGCGGTAAGAGAAAGTGTggcaaagattttttaactgaTCGCTTAAAAGAAAA ATTTGGTGAAAAgtgtgaaataataaaaatatccaagCCCATCAAGAGTCATTGGGCCAAGGAGAATAATCTGAATCTAAATGAGCTATTAAGTGACGGTGAATATAAGGAACTGTATCGGCTGGCTATGATCAAGTGGAGTGAAGACATGAGGGAAAAAGATTATGGTTGCTTCTGTAGAGCTGCTTGCgaaaatg CTCTTGACAAACCAATATGGATCGTGAGTGACGTGCGTCGAATGACAGACATACAGTGGTTCAAAGAAACGTATGGAGAACTTGTGAAGACCGTAAGATTGATAGCTGACGAAGAAACTCGAATAGAAAGAGGCTTTCAGTTTAAGGAAGGTGTAGATGATGTTGCTTCTGAATGTGGTTTAGATGATTATAATGAATGGGATCTAGTTATAAACTATGGTAAGGAGAAGCATTCTTTAGAGGAGCAACTTGAAAGTATTGCAACTTTAATGCCGAATTTATGA